From a single Rutidosis leptorrhynchoides isolate AG116_Rl617_1_P2 chromosome 5, CSIRO_AGI_Rlap_v1, whole genome shotgun sequence genomic region:
- the LOC139848645 gene encoding uncharacterized protein, with protein sequence MIKDTIVTLKEKTGSIQYTITKFIEEKQKNLPGNFKKVLLTQLKKFVAAGKLVKVKASYKLPVAKAPATSAPAKKKPAAKPKKATKPKTVAKKAPAKKAVAKPKAAPKAKAVAKPKSAAKPKPAMKAKPKKAVAKPAAKPKAAAAKDKPNPKTPTKPGKVARKSTRSTAGKKAPAAKVTPKKATVKKAIVKSLKPKAIIANVDVYSRILGRLSTILEAKFTRIGLNRDMGRIGIK encoded by the coding sequence ATGATCAAGGACACAATTGTGACGTTGAAGGAAAAGACCGGATCTATTCAGTATACGATCACGAAATTTATCGAAGAGAAGCAAAAGAATCTTCCGGGGAATTTCAAGAAGGTTTTGTTGACTCAATTGAAAAAATTCGTTGCTGCTGGTAAATTAGTTAAAGTCAAGGCATCGTACAAGCTACCGGTGGCGAAAGCTCCGGCTACATCTGCTCCGGCGAAGAAGAAACCCGCTGCTAAGCCGAAAAAAGCCACCAAGCCAAAGACAGTCGCTAAAAAGGCTCCTGCTAAGAAAGCGGTCGCCAAGCCTAAGGCTGCTCCAAAGGCAAAAGCTGTAGCCAAGCCAAAATCTGCTGCTAAGCCTAAGCCAGCTATGAAAGCCAAGCCGAAGAAAGCTGTAGCTAAGCCAGCTGCAAAGCCGAAAGCTGCAGCTGCAAAGGATAAGCCAAATCCTAAGACGCCAACTAAACCGGGTAAAGTTGCACGGAAGTCTACTAGATCTACGGCTGGGAAAAAAGCACCTGCTGCAAAGGTTACACCGAAGAAAGCAACCGTGAAGAAGGCCATTGTAAAGAGTTTGAAACCTAAAGCAATTATTGCTAATGTAGACGTTTATTcacggatcttaggtcgcttgtcaACTATCCTAGAGGCGAAATTCACTAGAAtagggttaaaccgagatatgggtcgtatcGGGATCAAATAG